CTTTTTAGCACGACCTTTTGGAGCTATTATCTTTGGTCATTTAGGAGATCGTATAGGAAGAAAAAGTACTCTTGTATATACTATTCTTTTAATGGGGATAAGTAGTTTTGCCATTGGATTATTGCCTTCTTATGAAATTATTGGTGTTTGGGCACCGACATTATTAATTTTTTTAAGGTTTGTACAAGGTGTGGGAGTTGGAGGAGAATGGGGAGGGTCAATCCTACTATCAATGGAGTGGGGAAAGAAAAAAAACCAAGCCCTCAAAGGAAGTTGGCCACAAATGGGAGTTGCAATTGGTCTATTACTTGCCTCCCTTGTATTTTCTCTTGTTACCTACATTTCTGGAGACGGTCTCTATACTTGGGGATGGCGTATACCCTTTTTATTAAGCGCTTTATTATTAGTAATTGCCTATGTTATAAGAATAAAAATACCAGAAACACCAAAATTCGAAACTGCTTTATCGAAAAGCACTATATCACGATATCCAATTTTTGAGGTTTTAAAAAAACACCCCAAAGAAGTTATATTAACGGCTTTTATAAGAATGTCGGAAAATGGGCCTTTTTACGTTTATACAGTGTTAATGATGAATTATGCACTAGAAAACTTCCAATTTAACAAGCAATCTTTACTTAACATTAACAGTTTTGCAAGTATTTTTATGATTTTTAGTATTCCTCTATTTGGCTATTTAGCAGATAGATATGGCATAAAAAGAATTTATTTATTAGGAGTTTTTATTACTTTTTTATGGGCTATTCCGTATATTATTTTGGTTGATTCCGGTAATTA
The nucleotide sequence above comes from Psychrobacillus glaciei. Encoded proteins:
- a CDS encoding MFS transporter → MKNMVVKETQNEKIGKRASLAATVGTVIEFYDFFLYATAAAIIFPHIFFPESSTYLGTLQSFGTLAIGFLARPFGAIIFGHLGDRIGRKSTLVYTILLMGISSFAIGLLPSYEIIGVWAPTLLIFLRFVQGVGVGGEWGGSILLSMEWGKKKNQALKGSWPQMGVAIGLLLASLVFSLVTYISGDGLYTWGWRIPFLLSALLLVIAYVIRIKIPETPKFETALSKSTISRYPIFEVLKKHPKEVILTAFIRMSENGPFYVYTVLMMNYALENFQFNKQSLLNINSFASIFMIFSIPLFGYLADRYGIKRIYLLGVFITFLWAIPYIILVDSGNYLIILSATLIAMIPHSMQVGPQGAFVANNFPTHLRYSGVSLGSQIGAILSGGIAPLICTILLHEIGSIYAISGYIILTAIITFSAALILKDSNEKGDIKFSDNEKLIKA